AAAACAAAGGAAAAAGAAGAAATAAGGAAATTTATTATTGTTAAGTAAAAATATAGTTCTTTTTAAAAGGGTTCAAATCCCTTTTTAAACCTTAATAAAATGTTAAAGATAGTTTTAGTTTTTTTTATTTCTCAAATACCATACCCTGTTTTACCTAAGGGTAAAACTGAAACTTCTGAATGGATTCCTTATAGTTTTAAAGGTTCTGAATTTTTTAAATACGAAGTAAGGGGAGTAGAAGGTAAAAAAACAAAAACAGGATATGAAATTATACAAATTTCAAAATCTGAAGAAAAATATAAAATTAAAATTGAAGGTAAATATGGAGAGAGTGAGGGCTCATTTACCACTACTGTTGAAAATAAAGATGACATAGCTGGAGCAATAATAGCTCAATCTATTTTTAACCCTTATCTTGCACCTCTTGCTGTTACTCTATTTTCCCCTGCTTGGGTTGTTTACTTTGGGGTAATCGGAATCAGTACTGAAGAAGGTTCTTACTGGAAACAAAAGGATGATTCTGGTAATTTAACTGAAGTAGAGGTGAAAGGTTCTGAAACTTATGCTGGTAAAAAGGGGAAGAAGATGATTGTCAAAGAAAATGGAAAAGAAGTATGGGTTATAGTGTGGGCAAAGGATGTTGCTTTGCCCCTTTATATAAAGATGGGTAAAGAAGATGAAGGTTTTTATGAATTAAAGCTTGTTGAATATAAGGAGTAAAAAAGAACTTTTTAAAAAAAATCTAAAATTTCTTAGATGCTGTAAGGTAAAATTTTAATATAAAGTTATCACTCTTTTTTCTTCCTTGATTAAAATTTTATTTTTCTTTTTTATTTCTTCTTTAAATTCTTTTATTGCCTTTATTGTTTCTTCATAACTTCCTCTTGCATTCCAAAAATAAAATTCTCTGACACCTGAAAGATAGGCTCCTTCTAATTGAGCTTTTATATAATCTTTTCCGAAAGAAGGAGATCTTAAATCAAATGCCTGGACATAAACAGAAATTTTTGTATTTATTATACCCTTTGCCCTTATTGGTGCAAGAGCATATATTAGAAATTCCCTACCATAAAAATTTTCATTATTTCTCTCAATGTATAAAAAATTTTTACCGAAATGGGAAGGATATAACATAAAAGCAAATTTATCAAGATGTTTACCCATTAACTCTAAATCCTGACCCTCCCTTTCTACCTTTCCCCAAAAGCAAACGAATCCATAGGTGCATGCTGTTAATGTAACATCCTTTAAACTATCTTTAACTTCTTTTAAAAAATCTTCTATTATCTTCTCCTTACTTATTTTTCCCATACCTTCATAGAAAATTAAATCTAAATTACCATCAGAAGGAAATCTAACATAATCAAGGTGTATTTCTTTAAATCCGTATTCTTTTAATTCTTTTAAAATGCTTATTAGATAATTTCTTACTTCCCTTTTATAAGGATTTAACCAATATGCACCATGTTTATCTTGCCAAGGTTTTCCTGTATTTTTATCCAGTATAAACCAATCAGGCTTTTCTTTTGCTAAATTATATTCAACAAAACATACAAATCTTGCAATTGGTTTTAAATTATTTTCTCTTATTTTTCTAAGATATTCTTTTAAGTTTTTTAAAAGTGGTCTAACAATCCGAAGATCTTTAACAATTTTATTTTTAGTATCATAAAAAATATATCCAGATTCTTTAACATCTAAAACTATCCCATTTATTATGTTCTCTTTTGCATATTCAAATATTTTTTCAAGAATTTGATTCTTTGAAGCTAAATAGGCATTTAAATAGAGAGCAAAAAAAAGAGAATCAGCCAATTATTTTATTTTTAATACTTTTTTATTTTCTCTCCCTTTTATAAAAATTATTCTTGCTTTTTCATTTCTTCTTCCTGAAATATCATAGAAAATTTTATCTTTTACTTCATAACTTATAGTATAATCTGTTTTTGTTTTTTCATTTATTTCAAGTCCTATACCGTTATCGTAAAAGATAAATCCAAGTGAATCAGTTGAACCTGTTTGTAGATAAATTCTCAAAGTAAGTTTAATCCAGTATGCATTGAGTGGGGCTACCTCTTCAGCTATTAACTCCTGCCAGAAAGGAGAATCTGTTGAATATGATGAAAAAAAGTAATCATTTAGTGAACTTGAATCCTGAGCGCACCAGGTACAGTAAATTCTTCCTCTCACATCAGGGTCATTGTCAAATACAAAAAATTTTATCCTGTAATTTAATCCCTGATAATCGACCGGAACAAATTGTTCTAATGCATCAGTAAAACTTGTTGTTTTACTTTTTCTTTCAACTTTTATAGAATAAATTCCCTCATTAACGATATTTCTCTCCTTATAAACAGGTAAAGCAACAGGGTGATTTACATTCCAATCCTGAGGTGTTGTTGTATCTACCCATTTTTCAAAACTTGGGTTTTTTATATTTATCCATATTTGTGTTATTAAAATATAAATCCACATAATTTAACCTCCTATTTAAAAAATCTGTACTTAAATATATAAAAAATAGCCTTTATTCCATCTCTCCAGTTTATTTTTTTACCTTCTTCATAAGTTCTACCAAAATATTTTATTCCTACTTCATAAATTCTCCATTTTTTTGGTTTTGATATTTTTACTGTAAATTCTACTTCAAACCCAAAGTCATTGCTTTTTAAATTAATTTCCTCAAGAACTTCACGTCTAAACATTTTTGTGCAAACTTCAATGTCTGAAAAGTTCATATCACATAGTAAGTTAATTAAAAAACAGATTATTTTATTTCCAAGATAATGATGAAAATACAAAACCCTGTGAGGTTCCCCATAAAATCTTGAACCATATACAATATCTGCTTTATCTTCTAATATTAGAGGTAACATTTTATTCCACTCTTCAGGATCATATTCATAATCTGCATCATGAATAACAATTATATCACCTTTTGCTTCTTTAAATCCCCTTCTTAAAGCAGCTCCTTTTCCCATATTTTTTTCTTGAAAAAAAATTTTTATTTCTGGGTCATTTATTTTATTAAGTATTTCCCTTGTTCCATCTGTTGATCCATCATCAACAACAATAATTTCTTTTTCTAAATTCCCATAGAGTTTTACCTCTTTAATTTTTTTAAGTACCCCCTCAATATAATTTTTTTCATTGTAACAGGGAACCACAATTGAAAGTTTTTTAAATTTCTTCATTTAAATGTTCTTTAAAATATTCAATAGTTTTAAGTAATCCCTCTTCAAAACTCACTTTTGGTTCCCATTCTAAAAGTTTTTTTGCCTTTTCAATATCTGGACATCTTTTTTTAGGGTCATCTTTTGGTAAAGGTAAAAATTTTTTATTTAAATTTTTATTCAATAATTTCTCAACTATCTCAGCAAGTTCAATAATTTTAATTTCATGAGGATTACCAAGATTTATAACCTCTCCTTTTAAATTTGCTTTAATCCCTACTTTTATTAAACCTTCAACCATATCATCTATGTAACAAAAGCTTCTTGTTTGACTTCCGTCACCGTAAATAGTAAGGGGCTCATTTCTAAGTGCTTGCACGATAAAATTGGGAATTACCCTTCCATCTTCCATTTTCATTCTTGGGCCGAAGGTATTAAATATTCTTACTATTCTTATATCCACATTAAATTTCCTGAAATAAACCATACATAAAGCTTCTCCAAATCTCTTTGATTCGTCATACATACTTCTTTCACCAATAGGGTTTACATTCCCATAATAATCTTCTTTTTGAGGATGAACTAAAGGATCTCCATAAACTTCAGATGTGGAAGCAAAGACAAAGACTGAATTATCTATTTTTGCTTTGTCAAGGAGATTCTTTGTTCCTATTGAATTTACAAGCATTGTTTCAAGCTGAAATTCATGGTAGTGTTTCGGTGAAGCAGGGGAAGCTATGTGATAGATTATGTCAAATTTTTTTTTAATATTTAACTTATTACATACATCTAACTCTAAAAATTTGAAATTTTTGTATTTTTTTAAAATTTCTACATTTTTTTTACTACCTGTAATAAAATTATCAATTCCTGTTACTTCATCACCCTTAATTAAAAATTTTTCGCATAGATGAGATCCTATAAAACCTGCACACCCTGTGATTAATATCCGCATCCCTTTCTCCCTACCGGAATATAGATATAGTCAAGTTTACATATTTCTTCCATATCCAAACAGTTTCTTCCATCAACAATAATTGGTGTTTCCATCAATTTTTTAATTTTTTTATAATCTAAATTTTTAAAGATTTCCCATTCTGTGAGTATTAAAATCGCGTTTGCACTTTTTGCAGAATCGTAAGGATCTTTTGAGTAATAAATTCTTTCATTATTTTTGAATTCCCTTTTAAAATTTTCCATTGCATAAGGATCATAAACTCTTAAGTAGGCTCCTTCCTCTAAGAGTTTTTTTACTATCTTTATACTTGGAGCCTCTCTTATATCATCTGTCCCGGGTTTGAAAGCAAGACCATAAATTGCAAAAGTTTTATCTTTGATTATCCATAAAACTTTTTTAATTTTTTCAATAAATTTTTCTATCCTTTTTTCATTTATTCTATCAACACACTTTAAAAGTTCAAAATCTAAGCCCAGTTCTTCACCTATTTTATAAAAGGCCTTTACATCCTTTGGGAAACATGAACCACCATAACCTATTCCAGCATTTAAAAATTCCCTTCCTATTCTCTTATCCAGTCCCATAGCTTCAGATACTTTCAAAATATCAGCACCAGTTTTTTCACACAAATCTGCTATCATGTTTATAAAGGATATCTTAGTCGCAAGGAAAGCATTTGAAGCATGCTTAATAATCTCGGCTGTTTCAATATCTGTAAAGATAACTGGAGCATTAAAATCTTCATATATTTTTTCAAAAATTTTTTTAGCTCTTTCGGATTCAACTCCTACAACAATTCTATCGGGCTCTAAAAAGTCCTTGATTGCTGATCCTTCTCTTAAAAATTCAGGATTTGAAGCAACTTCATAGGAAACATTTTTCTTAACATAAAGGGACATAATTTTTTTAATCCATTCTGCAGTTTTTACTGGGACAGTACTCTTTTCAACAATAAGAGTAAACTTTTCTAAATTTTTTGCAATTTCTCTTGAGGCATCTTCTACTTGAGATAAATCTGCTTTTCCATCTGGAAGAGGAGGAGTTCCTACACATAAAAAAATAACCTCACAGTTTTCCAGAATAACATTTATTTTATCAGTGAATTCAAGTTTATTAAAATTTTTATTAAGCAACTCTTTTAAGCCTGGTTCAAAAAAGGGTATATTTTTATTCTTTAGGGTATTTATTTTATTACTATCCTTATCCATTCCAAATACTTTAAAGCCTTTTTCAGCAAAACAAACTGCTGTAACAAGACCAACATGTCCAAGACCTATGACACCCAGATTCATTTAATTTCTCCCTTCAAAATTTAATTTTAAAAATGAAGTTTAAGATAATATTATATTTTCTTGCAAAAAAATCATTATAATTCTTAAACTATAACCTTAAATGGAAAAATTTGATATTTATCTACATTCACCTGAATTTATTTATATATGCAATGAAAGTTTTGATATTTATTACAAAAAAGATATAGGAATAAAAGAAGAAAAAATTGTTTTTATAGGTGATTATAAAGAAGGGAAAAATAAAATTGGTGATTCAACAAGGTTTTATAATTTAAAAGGTAAAATAATTTTACCTGGATTTATTGACCCTCACACCCATCCAGTTTACTCAGATGATAGAATTCTCGAGTTTGAAGAAAGATTGTTGGGTAAGAAGTACCTTGAACTTTTAAAAGAAGAAAGAGGAATTTTATATACTGTTAAAAAAACAAGGGAAAAAAGTAAAGAGAGTTTAAAAAAAATAGTAAAGGAAAGATTAAGGAAATTTTTAGAACATGGAACTTTAACAATTGAAGCAAAAACAGGCTATGGATTATCTGTTGCGGAGGAAATCAAACACCTTGAAATTTTATATGAACTAAAAAAGGAACTTCCCTTAGATATAAAAATTACTGCACTTTTTGCTCATGCAGTACCTAAAGAAAAAAGTAAGGAAGAATATATTGAGGAGATTTTAAATTATGGTCTTAAAGAGGCTTCAAAATATGCAGATTTCTGTGATGTGTTTGTTGAAAAAGGGGTTTATACAAAAGAAGAAGGAAAAAGAATACTTCTTGAGGCAAAAAAATATGGAATGTTACCAAGAATTCATGCGGATGAACTCTCCAATTCAGGTGGAGGAGAACTGGCTCTGGAAGTAAATGCTATATCCTGTGATCATCTTGAATATACTCCTTTAAATATACTAAAAAAAATGAGGAATAAAAATATTTCCTGCATTCTTCTTCCAGCTACTTCCTTTTATATGAGATTACCTTTTGCAAAGGGAAGAAAAATGCTTGATCTTGGTCTTTCAGTTTCTCTTGCAACTGACCATAATCCAGGAACATCTTTTACTTTTTCTCAGATTTTTGTTGCTGGACTTTCAATATTTTTAATGGGTTTTAAAATTGAAGAAGCAATTAAGGCAATTACTATAAATTCAGCAAAATCTTTATTAATGGATGATAAAAAGGGTTCTCTTGAAATAGGTAAAGATGCTGACCTTGTTGTTTTTGATATAAAAAGACTATCCTATTTATTTTATGATTTTTATAATGTAAAAAAACCTGTGCTTGTAATAAAAAATGGAAAGGAGGTTATAAATGAAATTGATTGAGTGCGTTCCTAATTTTTCTGAAGGAAGGAATAAAAAAATAATAGATGAAATAGTTAATGTTATAAAAGAAATTGAAGGAATAAAAGTTCTTGATGTGGATATGGGATATGATACAAATAGAACAGTTGTTACTTTTATTGGAGAACCAGATAAAGTTAAAGAAGCAGCCTTTAGTGCTATAAAAAAAGCAGCAGAACTTATTGATATGAGAAAACATAAAGGTGCTCACCCCAGAATAGGTGCCACTGATGTCTGTCCATTTATTCCACTTAGGGATGTAACCTTTGAAGAATGTAATGAGATAGCAATTGAAGTTGCAAAAAGGGTTGGAGAAGAATTAAGGATTCCTGTATATTTATATGAAAAATCAGCTAAAATACCAGAAAGAAGGGATCTTTCCTATATAAGAGAAGGTGAATATGAGGGATTAGCTGAAAAGATTTATAAACCTGAATGGAAACCTGATTTTGGCCCCCAGGAATTTAATCCTAAAACAGGTGCCACTGTGATAGGTGTGAGGGAATTTCTTATTGCTTATAACATTAATTTAAATACAAGGGATAAAAGATACGCAGAGGATATAGCCTTTGAAATTAGAGAGAAGGGAAGAACAAAAAGAAAGGGTAACATTTATCCCTTTTACTTTAAAGGCGATATTGTTAGATATAAGGAAAATGAATATCCCTGCGGTGAATGTGAATTTATAGGAAAAACTTTAGAAGAAACTTATCATCATGTTAAGGATAATCACGGTTATGATCTCTATGAACTTTTAAAGATGAATGGAATTGATATAAAAAATATTATTGGTAAACCAGTAAAGAAAAAGGGGTTATTTAAAAAAGTTAAAGCAATAGGTTGGTACATAGATGAATACAAAAGAGCACAGATAAGTATAAATTTGACTGATTATAAAGTAACAAATATGCATCATGTTTTTGAAAAAGTAAAGGAGCTTGCCAAAGAAAGAGGGCTATCTGTTACTGGAAGCGAATTGGTTGGTTTAGTTCCTTTTAATGCTATTTATGAATCAGGTCTATTTTACCTTGAGAGACAGAAAGTTTCAAAAGGTCTTCCAGTGAGGGATATTCTTGAAACAGCAGTTCAATCATTAGGATTAAGAGATGTAACTGAATTTGAAATAGAAAAGAAAGTTCTTGGGTTACCTCTTATCTTTGAATCAAAGTTACCAAAGATGTCAATATGGGATTTTGCTGATGAACTTTCAAGGACTTCTCCTGTTCCAGGAGGAGGTTCATCCAGTGCTCTTTCGGGTGCTATTGCTTCATCCCTCTGCAGTATGGCTTTAAATATTACAATTTCTAAATTGAAAACTGAAGAAAATTTTGAATTGCTTTCAAATACCTCTTTAAAATTCCAGGAATTGAAGGATTATTTTCTTGTTGCAATGGATAAGGATAGTGAAAGTTTTCAGAAGTATATGGATAGTTTAAAAAGTGGAAAAAGTAAAAAGGAAGTTTTTAATGCTCTTCTTGAAACAATCAATGTTCCTTTTGAAGTTGCTGAGAAATCTTTATTTGCTTTGAAACTTATTGATGGTATTATAGAATTTATTGATGAAAATGTTATTTCAGATTTGGGTACAGGGCTTGAGATGTTTAATTCCTCTTTCAAAGGAGCCATGTTTAACGTATTAATTAACTTGAAAAATTTAGAAAATGAGTTTAAAATTAAATACAGGGCAGAAATGGAAAAAATGGTAGAGGAGTTTGAATCTTTATTTAAAAAACTTGAAAATATTATTTTAAAAAAATTAAAAGGAGGTAAAGAATGATTTTAAAGGAACGATTTCAAAACCTCGCTTTCAAATATTACAGTAACCGTGAATTTGATAAAGCTTTAAGGCTTCTGGATAGATTATTAGAAGAAGATAAGGATAATTTTAATCTTCTTCTTTTTAAAGGTGATATTCTATTTGAAAAAGAGGAAATAGAATCTGCTCAAAGTTATTATATTTCTGCTCTTGAAAAGGCTAATAAGGAAAAAAATCATTTCAAGAGATTGTTAAGTTTGATGAAATTGAAAAGAATTCAGGGTGAAACCAATGAATTAAATTCAAGAATATTCATATCTGCCTATTATCTCGGTATTTTAAAGTTATGTAAGGATTCACTTTACAAACTCTTAAGAGAAGAGGTAATTGATGATTCAAAAAAGTATCTTGAAAGAATAATAAAAGAGCTTTTTAACAATACCCCCACACAGAGTTTTCTTTTAGGAGTTCTTAATATTTATCTCAAAAATGATGAAGGTTTAAAATTATTAAAAAATGCTTTCGAAAACATTGATTCTGACGAGAGGTTAAGAAATTATAAAGAGTTAATAAAAAAATTCATTTATGTAGAAAATAAACCTTCTTTAAGTGAGCTTGAAGATATTCTTAAAATAGAAGGGTTATCTGAAAAAAAATTAGAACCTTCAGGTACAGTTGAGCTTGCTGACCTCCTTAAAAGTATAGGTTCTCTTGAGGAGGCAATTCTTGAATATTACAGTGCAATTTACGGTTATTTGAAATCTGAATCTAACATAGAAAAGGCAAGGGAAGTGCTGAATAAGATAAAAGAAATTTCTCCTCAGGAGGAAAGGCTTACAAAAGTTGAGGAATTTTTAGATAAGTTTGAGAGCACAAAGGTGGAAACAGGGAAACTTCCTGAAATCACACATGAAATTTTACTTAAAATATATGAGGAATTTTTACTCCCTGAAAATAGTGTTGAAAATTATATTACCTTTTTGAATCTAATGGCTGAGTGGAATATGCATGAGGATGTTATTAATGATTATAAAGAAATAGAAGATACTGTTTCAGTTGATCTCTTTGCTCCCTATTATCTTTATACCTTGTATTTAACAGGAGAATATGAAGAAGTAGTTTCAAAATCTGATAAATTTATAGAAGCTACAGAAAGTGAGGAAACGCTTAAATTTATAAAGTATTTTAAAGCATTATCTTTATACAATCTTAATAATAAACAAGAGGCACTTGAAATTTTGGGTTCTATTTATGAGCAGGACCCCGGTTTTTTAGATGTTAAGGAATATTTAGAAATAAAAAGACCAGAAGAAGCTCTGGTAAGTGAGTCTGTTTTAAGAGAAGAGAAAGAATTAACTGTTCATGAAAAAACTACTGAGATTCCTGAGATATTGACACCGGAAGTTGAAGAAAAAGAAGCTGTAATAGAAGAAATTAGAGAAGTTTACGAGGAAAAAGAAGTACCAGAAATGGAAAAGGTTAAATTATCAAAAAAGATGATTAAAGAACATTTTATTATTCTTTGAAGGAGGTAAAAAATGGAATTATTTGAATTTTTTGGTTTTAAAAAAGACCCTTTTACAATGATTCCTGATCCTGAACTTTTCTATCCTTCCAGAATACATAGAGAAGCACTTGAAAAAATTAAATACTGTATAACAAAAAACAGGGGAGGTTGTGTATTAACAGGTGAAGTGGGTACCGGGAAGAGTATGATTTTAAGAAAATTACTTCTTGATTTTTATCAACATGAAAACTATATTCCTCTTTTTGTTCTCTTTGCTCATCAAGAAGTAAATGTAAAATGGTTTTTAAAGAAAGTTTCAAGATTTTTTGGTTTAAATGATACAGAAAATATTTCAAGTTTAAAAGAAGAATTTATATCTTCAATTTTAGATTCTTTTGAAAAAGGGAAAAAATTCATATTTTTGCTTGACGAAGCTCATAAAATAAAATCACCGGAACTTAAGAACTTCTTTAGAGATATTCTTTCAATAGAAACTATGGATGAGAAACCAATCTCCTTTGTTTTTGTTGGTCTTTCAGAAATAATAAAAAATTTCAGAGAAGATCCTAATTTCAGTCAAAGAATACCTATTTGGATTTCTCTTGAAAAGCTTGATGATTCAGAAGTAATAGATTATATTAATTTCAGACTAAAAAAGGCTGGAGGAGAAGAAGAAATTTTTACACAAGAGGCAAAGGATAAAATAAGGGAAGTTTCAAATGGTATACCGAGGGTTATAAATGCTATATGTGATGCCTCTTTGCTTGAATGTTATATGCAGGGTAAAAACAGGGTGGGGTTAAATGATGTTGAAAAGGTGATTACTGGTATGGGATTATGAATATTTCAGAATTAAAGAAGAGAGCAAGGGAATATGAGTTAAGAGGAGATTACAAAAAAGCTTTAGAAACTTACCAAACTATTTTGAAATATGAAAATAATGATCCAGAAACTCTATTTAGAATAGGGCAAATTTTAATAAAATTCAAACAGGAAAAAAAGGCAGGAGAATTTTTATTAAAATCTTTTGAAATTTTTGAAAAACAAGGAATATATGATAAAAGAACTATAGCTTTACTAAAAAAATTAATTCAACTTTATCCTGATAAAAAAGATCTCTATAGAAAATTAGCAGAGGCATATTATCATGTAGGAGATTATGGAGAGGCTGGTAAAACTCTTGAATTTTATATTGAATTTCTTTTTAAGAATGGTGAATATGAAAAAGGTTTTGAAAATTATGAACTTCTTTTAAGATGGCAACCTGAGAATTTTGCCTTAAAGGAGAGAGTTGCTGAACTTTATCTTGATTTCAAAAAAAACAAGAGGGCTATTGAAATTTATTTTGAGCTTTTGTCTTATTTTTTTAACAGAAATAAAGAAAAAGAAAAAGAAATCAGAAATAAACTCTTATCTCTCGGTGTTTCTGAAAAAGAAATTGAAGAGAGAATAAGTTCGGATAGCGAATCAGAGGAAAAAGATAGTGTTTTTGTAACACTGGATGAACTCTTAAAAGGTGATAGACCTAAAGTAACAAGAACTCTTAAACAGGTAAAAGAAACTGAAAAAGAAGAAAAAGTAGAAATGGTCGAGATGAAAGAAATAGAGAAGGAAATTCAAAAAGAAGTTGAAGAGGAATTTAGTCAGGAAGTTTCTAACATGGAATTCGGGTCAGAAGCTGCTGTAAGTGAAGAAGAGGTTTTAGAAAGTGAGATAAAAAATCCCTTTAAAGTTAAAACTCTTGCTGAAACACTTCTTATGATGGGTGATTATACAGGAGCTCTTGATACTTTTTATAAAGCTTTTGAACTTTATTTACAGGAAAATTTAGTGATAGAGGCTTATAATATACTCAAGGAAATTGCGAGTAAATGGCCGGAAGAAATAAAAGCAAGAAAAGAAATGGTAAAAATTTCCCATATGTTGAAAAATAAAGACCTTCTTGTTGATAGTATAATTTCCCTGGCTGAGTGTTTATATAAGAGAGGAGCAAAGGATGATGCTTTAAAGTGGTTCTTAAAGGTACTTGATATTGAGCCAGATAATAAAAAAGCTATTGAATTTGTCACAATGATAAGTCCTGAATCCTTAGAAAAATTACAGAAAAGTAAAGTAGAGGTTCCTTTAAAAAAGGAAAAAACTGTAAAAGTGGAAGAACCAAAAACACCTGAGAAGGAATTTGTTAAGATAGAAAAGAAAAAAACTTTTGAGGAGGAAAAAAAAGAGGAATTTATAGATTTAAAAAGTCAAATTTTTGAAGAATTGGAAGAGGAGGAGAAAAAGATTAAAAAGGATATATTCAGTGAAGTGAGGGAAACTCTTCATAAATTTTCAAAGGAAATAGATTATAAAGGCAAGCTGGAACTTGGTATCGCAATGAGAGAAATGGGGCTTTATGAAGAGGCTATAATAAACCTTAAAGAAGCCTTAAATTCAGAAGAAACAAGGGCAAAATCTCTTGAGCTTCTTGGTGAAATTTTTATGGAGTTAAGGAAATTTAATATTGCGATAGAGTATTTTGAAAAAGCTTTGCAGGAAAAGAATCTGGAAGAAAGAAGACTTATTTCAATTGAGTATCATCTGGGACAATGCTATGAAAATTTAGGTGACCCTGTCAATGCTTTAACTTATTATAAAAGAGCCTATGAAAAAGACCCTGAAATAATGGGTTTAAAAGATAAAATTGAGGAACTTGAAAGTAATAGAAGAAGAGTAGTGGACGAGGATAAAATTTCTTTTTTATAAAAGATTGTAAAATTTTCTGATTTTTATTTATAATATCTGAAATGCAAAGTATTTCTTATCTTGATTTTTATAACTTTAAAAAAGAACCCTTTTCAGCTGCACCTGATGAGAATTTCTGGTTTAATTCTCCGCAACATAGGGAGGCACTTATAAAAATTATTCATGGTATAAAAAACTATAGAGGTTTGATTACAGTAACAGGTGACATTGGTCTTGGAAAAACAACTTTAGCTCGAAAACTTTTGAGTGAGCTTACAAAATATGAAAACTTTGAACCTTCTTTAATAGTTATTGTTCATTCTGATATCAGTAAAATATGGTTTTTAAAAAAAATTGCCAGTAATTTGAAAATTCAGGTTAACGATAATGATCCTGTGTCTCTTGTTTCAAATGTTTCAAGAAAATTAATAGAAATGTATAAAAATTCCAAAATTCCTGTTATATTAATTGATGAAGCTAATATGCTAAAAAATAAAGAAATTATGGAAGAGATAAGGGGTCTTTTAAATATTGAGATTCCAGGAAAACGTCTTTTAAACTTTATACTTTTTGGTTTGCCACAATTAGAAGAAAATCTTAAAATGGATATGCCACTTTATGAGAGAGTTGCTTTAAAAATTAATCTTAAACCCCTTGACTTTGATTCTATGAAGGAATATATAAATCACAGATTGAAATTGGCTGGAGCTGAATATAAGATTTTTTCAGATGATGTTTATGAAATAATTTATAAATATTCCAAGGGTAAACCAAGACTTATTAATACAATTTGTGACAATGCACTC
This genomic interval from candidate division WOR-3 bacterium contains the following:
- a CDS encoding tetratricopeptide repeat protein, which translates into the protein MILKERFQNLAFKYYSNREFDKALRLLDRLLEEDKDNFNLLLFKGDILFEKEEIESAQSYYISALEKANKEKNHFKRLLSLMKLKRIQGETNELNSRIFISAYYLGILKLCKDSLYKLLREEVIDDSKKYLERIIKELFNNTPTQSFLLGVLNIYLKNDEGLKLLKNAFENIDSDERLRNYKELIKKFIYVENKPSLSELEDILKIEGLSEKKLEPSGTVELADLLKSIGSLEEAILEYYSAIYGYLKSESNIEKAREVLNKIKEISPQEERLTKVEEFLDKFESTKVETGKLPEITHEILLKIYEEFLLPENSVENYITFLNLMAEWNMHEDVINDYKEIEDTVSVDLFAPYYLYTLYLTGEYEEVVSKSDKFIEATESEETLKFIKYFKALSLYNLNNKQEALEILGSIYEQDPGFLDVKEYLEIKRPEEALVSESVLREEKELTVHEKTTEIPEILTPEVEEKEAVIEEIREVYEEKEVPEMEKVKLSKKMIKEHFIIL
- the ftcD gene encoding glutamate formimidoyltransferase, yielding MKLIECVPNFSEGRNKKIIDEIVNVIKEIEGIKVLDVDMGYDTNRTVVTFIGEPDKVKEAAFSAIKKAAELIDMRKHKGAHPRIGATDVCPFIPLRDVTFEECNEIAIEVAKRVGEELRIPVYLYEKSAKIPERRDLSYIREGEYEGLAEKIYKPEWKPDFGPQEFNPKTGATVIGVREFLIAYNINLNTRDKRYAEDIAFEIREKGRTKRKGNIYPFYFKGDIVRYKENEYPCGECEFIGKTLEETYHHVKDNHGYDLYELLKMNGIDIKNIIGKPVKKKGLFKKVKAIGWYIDEYKRAQISINLTDYKVTNMHHVFEKVKELAKERGLSVTGSELVGLVPFNAIYESGLFYLERQKVSKGLPVRDILETAVQSLGLRDVTEFEIEKKVLGLPLIFESKLPKMSIWDFADELSRTSPVPGGGSSSALSGAIASSLCSMALNITISKLKTEENFELLSNTSLKFQELKDYFLVAMDKDSESFQKYMDSLKSGKSKKEVFNALLETINVPFEVAEKSLFALKLIDGIIEFIDENVISDLGTGLEMFNSSFKGAMFNVLINLKNLENEFKIKYRAEMEKMVEEFESLFKKLENIILKKLKGGKE
- a CDS encoding tetratricopeptide repeat protein yields the protein MNISELKKRAREYELRGDYKKALETYQTILKYENNDPETLFRIGQILIKFKQEKKAGEFLLKSFEIFEKQGIYDKRTIALLKKLIQLYPDKKDLYRKLAEAYYHVGDYGEAGKTLEFYIEFLFKNGEYEKGFENYELLLRWQPENFALKERVAELYLDFKKNKRAIEIYFELLSYFFNRNKEKEKEIRNKLLSLGVSEKEIEERISSDSESEEKDSVFVTLDELLKGDRPKVTRTLKQVKETEKEEKVEMVEMKEIEKEIQKEVEEEFSQEVSNMEFGSEAAVSEEEVLESEIKNPFKVKTLAETLLMMGDYTGALDTFYKAFELYLQENLVIEAYNILKEIASKWPEEIKARKEMVKISHMLKNKDLLVDSIISLAECLYKRGAKDDALKWFLKVLDIEPDNKKAIEFVTMISPESLEKLQKSKVEVPLKKEKTVKVEEPKTPEKEFVKIEKKKTFEEEKKEEFIDLKSQIFEELEEEEKKIKKDIFSEVRETLHKFSKEIDYKGKLELGIAMREMGLYEEAIINLKEALNSEETRAKSLELLGEIFMELRKFNIAIEYFEKALQEKNLEERRLISIEYHLGQCYENLGDPVNALTYYKRAYEKDPEIMGLKDKIEELESNRRRVVDEDKISFL
- a CDS encoding AAA family ATPase — translated: MELFEFFGFKKDPFTMIPDPELFYPSRIHREALEKIKYCITKNRGGCVLTGEVGTGKSMILRKLLLDFYQHENYIPLFVLFAHQEVNVKWFLKKVSRFFGLNDTENISSLKEEFISSILDSFEKGKKFIFLLDEAHKIKSPELKNFFRDILSIETMDEKPISFVFVGLSEIIKNFREDPNFSQRIPIWISLEKLDDSEVIDYINFRLKKAGGEEEIFTQEAKDKIREVSNGIPRVINAICDASLLECYMQGKNRVGLNDVEKVITGMGL
- a CDS encoding AAA family ATPase, with the translated sequence MQSISYLDFYNFKKEPFSAAPDENFWFNSPQHREALIKIIHGIKNYRGLITVTGDIGLGKTTLARKLLSELTKYENFEPSLIVIVHSDISKIWFLKKIASNLKIQVNDNDPVSLVSNVSRKLIEMYKNSKIPVILIDEANMLKNKEIMEEIRGLLNIEIPGKRLLNFILFGLPQLEENLKMDMPLYERVALKINLKPLDFDSMKEYINHRLKLAGAEYKIFSDDVYEIIYKYSKGKPRLINTICDNALLEGFLRKTKLINSGIFNKVVKELGL